One Capra hircus breed San Clemente chromosome 3, ASM170441v1, whole genome shotgun sequence genomic window, CTCTGGGTTGTAAAtgtgtttgggttttgtttttgctgcccAGGTGTCCCTGGTGGTGAATGTGGCTAGCGAGTGCGGCTTCACAGACCAGCACTATCGGGCCCTGCAGCAGCTACAGCGGGACctggggccgcaccacttcaaTGTGCTTGCCTTCCCCTGCAACCAGTTTGGCCAGCAGGAGCCCGACAGCAACAAGGAGATCGAGAGTTTTGCCCGCCGCACGTACAGTGTCTCTTTCCCCATGTTTAGCAAGATTGCCGTCACCGGCACTGGTGCCCACCCTGCCTTCAAGTACCTGACTGGTGAGTCCCTCAGCTGGCTGGGCAGCAGAAGCTACTGGCTGGCTGGGTGACCTGGGCCCCCTTCTTCATGCCCCCAGCTGGGTTGATGGTCTATTCCAGCACAAATCTGTGAGGATGAACTGAAGAGTATTCCTACCTAAGAATATCTCCACCCTTACTGCCTTGCAGTTTCCCCCAGAGTCACTCTGCAGGCTTCTCTCCGCTCCTGTTACCATCCACAGGGGCTCCTAGAAGGAAACTGGACTCTCAGATTTTAGCTTCACACGGATGACACCACATTCCTGGAGAGGGCTGACAGCTATCTCCTGTCCTGAGGCAGAGGCAGTCAGTCTGGGGACCACAGGAGGGGAAAGCTAAAATACCAGCTCCtgggtagtccagtggttaggactcagcacttctaCTGCCTTCCAGGGCTTGGGTTCAGTGCCttgtcagggagctgagatctctCAAGCTGTCaggcacggccaaaaaaaaaaaaaagccccaaaatacacaaaagaagaaaagatcttAGTATTTGAGAAACAGATCCCTTCCCAGAAGCCTGAGAACCACAAAATGGGGTCATTAGCCAATCTTGTCATTAAATCCTGTTTCCTTtctcaggcttttcccttcctttgggGGCTCCATTTttgccttctcccacctcccactccatgcTTCTGGTTGCTTTCATATCCCTCACTGCCCTCCCCCAGAACCCATTCACCTGGAAGAGTAAATGACAAACAGCAGTGTTGCAAACCAAAGGTCCCTTACTGAGGCAATTTGAATTTTGCTCTATGAGTCAGTCCTAATATTTTTCCCCCTCCATGTGTTTTTATTAGTTCCTTCCCAGTTCCCATAGCTATAGCTCAAACCTGGCCGTGTTTTAGAAGCACCTGGGGAGCTCTTTAAAATACATTAGCCTGAGACCTAGTGAAGCAGGACCCAAGAATCTGTTTAATTAtaagcacccgctccaccaccaccaccatgattcAGATGCAACCAGTCCAAGGACTAATATATGGGAACCATTAAGAttaaatcagggacttccctggtggtccagtggttaagacttccctttccagtgcagggagcactagttcagtccctggtgggagaaACTAAAAgtccacatgcctcgtggccacaaaaccaaaacatgaaacagtgttataataaattaaattaatactCCTAAAAAAGGGATTAAATCAGAGAGCAGGTTATAgactatgcagtagtttgaagtcattaaaactttttgtttttttgtggtcacaccatgcagcatgcggaatcctagtttcccaaccagggattgaacctgtgccccctgtagtgaaagcagaatcttaaccactagactgccagggaagtctctgagatCATTAATAAAGGAAGGTCAGATATTGCCTTATCAGGCACTTGACAGAATTCTAAAGCAATGGTTCTCAACCTAGGCACCACATTGGAATCTCCTggaaaacttttagaaaatattgaTGCCTGAGTCTCACCCCCAGAGATTCTTCCTTAAGGGGTCTGTGGGTATGGACTGGACATCAGGACCTTTAAAAGTTCTGCGGTTCATTCTAGCTAATAGAACCAGTGCTTCAAGGGAGGGGTGGATACCGCTGATGGACTTCCAGGAGACGGGACACAGAGAAGCACGCTTtgctctccttccttttctctagaGACTTCTGGGAAGGAGCCTACCTGGAACTTCTGGAAGTACCTGGTGGCCCCAGATGGAAAGGTGGTAGGAGCTTGGGACCCAACCGTGTCGGTGGAGGAAATCAGGCCCCAGGTTACAGCGCTTGTGAGGAAGCTCATCCTGAAGAAGCGAGAAGACTTATAACCactttccctcctctcccccatcccctccccggACCGTGCATGAGTGaccaaagcaaaatgaaatggtGCTACAAAGGGAGAGACCACTGACTCTCCTCCACTCTCGTCCCCCCTACCCCATCACTCCTGTTGGGGGAAAATTCTAGTAGCTTGATTATTTGAATCTTAGAGCAACCTCTAGGAACTCCTGACCAGTGAGAGTTCTTGACCAATGACTCACCAGCCGATAGGAACCTCTAGCCCATGAAAATGTGTGGCAAATAGAAGCATTTCAAGCAATAATCTCCTACCTATAAAGCAGGACCAATTCctacctcacagggctgttgtgaggatgagGATGAAAAGCCTATGAAAGTGCCAAGGGCAGTGCCAGCTAACCAGGAGGCATTCAATAAGTGGTTTTTGCATATGTACCAAAAAATAAGTTGTGATCAATAAAAACTTGAACTCAACATGAATTTATAGCCATGAGAATCCAGGCCAAACATTTGTAGCTGTTAACTGTTttcctatgtatttttttaaattacaaaagtaaCACAATTCATTGTAAAATAATACAAgatgatacaaaataaaagatgaaagtaTCTCCCTCATTTTCTGTACTCTTGGTCCCTGGAGGTAAACTTTTAGCAATTTGGTACAAAATCTTCTCAGAATTATTTTAATCAAACCAATCATTATTGCCTGATAAGAATTCACTGACCAAAAATACACTTCAATTACAGGCAAAGGATATGAATAGGTAATTCACTGAAAAATAGAGATGGatcatgaaaatatgaaaagatgttcagcttcATTCAAGTTGGAAAGATTTTGTTAAATGATAATACCTgttgttggtaaggatgtgggaAAATGGGCATTCACATAAGCTGTTGGTGGGACAAACTGGTACAGGTTTTTAGAGGATGACTTGTCagtatcttttaaaacaaaatgtctaCACGCTTTGCTCCATCATTTCTCCTTTTGAAAGACTCCCAAACTGTGCAAATATGTATGTACAGTAATATACATGTACATTGTTCATTATAGTGAATATTTTATGCAACCTTGTGTCTATCAGTATGGTTTTGTAGCAAATTATGACACAAAACCAAATGATCCACTAGTACAGTTGTTCAAATGAGTTAATTTCTATGCTGAAAGTTGTCCAAAAGTGAAAAAAGGCAAGTTATAAtgaacacgtgcacacaca contains:
- the GPX7 gene encoding glutathione peroxidase 7, with amino-acid sequence MVAARAAAWLLLAAAACAPREQDFYDFKAVNIRGKLVSLEKYRGSVSLVVNVASECGFTDQHYRALQQLQRDLGPHHFNVLAFPCNQFGQQEPDSNKEIESFARRTYSVSFPMFSKIAVTGTGAHPAFKYLTETSGKEPTWNFWKYLVAPDGKVVGAWDPTVSVEEIRPQVTALVRKLILKKREDL